A window of the Planococcus citri chromosome 4, ihPlaCitr1.1, whole genome shotgun sequence genome harbors these coding sequences:
- the LOC135844453 gene encoding cyclin N-terminal domain-containing protein 1-like, whose translation MDRKRKFQINKCEASKCLGQDKDNKCDSALSGVTHHNGYRGKICDIWHRKGDERLFTDWLDELKRNSSLLRGREENLKVTPPYVVTHTCVVELIFRMCKDLKQPADTRYRTVELFDRFIANQFIDLVKSVEKKQDQMSEWDGIIEKVSSNALLRVISCIQLASKYCAHSTIVPPKTAHLYLNKRGLSISVQNILASEARVFKSLNFDIGVPTLLVYVDTLLPLMRDIIHDKIYTVCINILDIIYLQRNYIFKSLSDKIIKNWTHSHSNKLKFSSYEFDGLFCGAATITTAVRIYYPNNRHTVVMVNNKLANYIEKPAGDIMTFSNVILQTVGIQ comes from the exons atggATCGAAAacgtaaatttcaaatcaat AAATGTGAAGCCTCGAAGTGTCTCGGACAAGATAAAGATAACAAATGTGATTCTGCTTTGAGTGGAGTTACTCACCACAACGGATACAGAGGCAAGATATGTGATATTTGGCATCGAAAAGGCGATG AAAGACTATTCACCGACTGGTTGGACGAACTGAAGAGAAACAGTTCACTTCTAAGAGGTAGAGAAGAAAACCTAAAAGTAACACCGCCCTATGTTGTTACCCATACTTGCGtcgttgaattaattttcagaatgtgTAAAGATTTGAAACAACCTGCCGATACACGTTATCGCACAGTTGAACTATTCGACCG GTTCATAGCCAATCAGTTTATCGATTTGGTGAAATCtgtcgaaaaaaaacaagatcaaaTGTCCGAATGGGATGGAATAATTGAAAAAGTCAGTAGTAATGCTCTATTACGTGTGATTTCCTGTATTCAACTTGCATCCAAATATTGCGCTCATTCTACG ATAGTGCCTCCAAAAACAGCTCATTTGTACTTAAACAAACGTGGTCTATCGATTTCCGTGCAAAACATTTTAGCATCCGAAGCACGCGTGTTTAAATCGTTGAATTTCGAT ATTGGCGTACCTACCTTACTGGTTTACGTGGACACATTGTTACCTCTAATGCGAGACATAATCCATGATAAGATTTACACCGTTTGCATAAATATCCTCGATATTATTTATTTGCAGAGAAACTATATCTTCAAAAGTCTCAgcgataaaattatcaaaaattggacaCATTCTCATTCGAACAA attgaaattttcgtcTTACGAATTCGACGGGTTATTTTGCGGCGCTGCTACGATTACCACAGCTGTCCGGATTTACTATCCTAACAATAGACATACCGTTGTGATGGTCAATAACAAATTGGCAAACTATATCGAAAAACCAGCCGGTGACATTATGACATTTTCGAATGTAATTCTTCAAACTGTAGGTATCCagtaa